In Silene latifolia isolate original U9 population chromosome X, ASM4854445v1, whole genome shotgun sequence, the following proteins share a genomic window:
- the LOC141616823 gene encoding uncharacterized protein LOC141616823 isoform X2 — protein sequence MVSQTARRRINTISGHFGADLLTEDLTVSTTNLFPLNCSSNLSTPFRRLDNRLHYGRQASAAQGFFMKQAETPINQTNCTSNLSTPFKRLDNRMHYGRQSSASQGYFMRQAASPVNQTGNSNQTDVCGKSCINEEKPTFNPTPPLFNRMGSGEPQFAKPEVELNWFAKMPSASSCRKFARPTEQLAEKKLTTQKPIVSSQPNEWSPRINVAESKCSYVITVELPGIDVRDIRVEMDDKNLIVRGKRSAKWWNATGCSNDSDMTYHKREISQGQYQVIWPIPAGANKDYISAEFMEGILQITIPKM from the exons ATGGTGAGTCAAACAGCTCGGCGACGAATCAACACCATTTCTGGTCACTTTGGTGCTGATTTACTTACTGAGGATCTTACTGTTTCAACCACCAACTTATTTCCTTTG AACTGCAGCAGCAATTTAAGCACACCATTTAGACGTCTCGATAACAGACTACATTATGGAAGGCAAGCATCTGCTGCTCAAGGATTTTTCATGAAGCAGGCTGAAACTCCTATAAATCAGACT AACTGTACTAGCAACTTAAGCACACCATTTAAACGGCTTGATAATAGAATGCATTATGGACGTCAATCTTCAGCTTCTCAAGGATATTTCATGAGGCAGGCTGCAAGTCCTGTGAATCAGACT GGCAATTCTAACCAAACTGATGTTTGCGGTAAGAGTTGCATCAATGAAGAAAAGCCTACTTTTAATCCTACACCTCCATTATTTAATCGGATGGGGAGTGGGGAACCTCAGTTTGCAAAACCTGAAGTAGAACTCAATTGGTTTGCTAAGATGCCATCTGCATCTTCATGCCGCAAGTTTGCTAGACCTACTGAACAACTAGCCGAAAAGAAGCTGACCACTCAGAAGCCCATAGTTTCATCCCAACCCAATG AATGGTCGCCAAGGATCAATGTCGCTGAGTCCAAATGCAGCTATGTCATCACAGTGGAACTTCCTGGGATTGATGTCAGAGATATCAGAGTGGAGATGGACGACAAAAA CTTGATTGTGAGAGGTAAACGGTCAGCAAAATGGTGGAATGCAACAGGATGTTCAAATGATTCTGATATGACTTATCACAAGAGGGAGATATCGCAAGGACAATACCAGGTTATTTGGCCTATTCCGGCAGGTGCAAACAAGGATTATATCTCAGCCGAGTTCAT GGAGGGGATACTTCAGATCACAATCCCCAAGATGTGA
- the LOC141620240 gene encoding uncharacterized protein LOC141620240 has translation MLAVQQKLATVDQLNGRGFHLVNRCYLCKSDAESVDHLFFKCHFTAELLSHIMKWLNISASFTDLPSLILYIAAMNQRKAWRYKLKSCSIGALVYSIWQERNARAFEGKELPITVLTRRIQFTVSAVLLNSAPEAIYDEVLLALDSTHC, from the coding sequence ATGTTAGCTGTCCAACAAAAACTTGCAACCGTGGACCAGCTAAATGGAAGAGGTTTTCATCTGGTAAACAGATGTTACCTTTGTAAGTCTGATGCTGAGAGTGTTGATCATTTGTTCTTCAAATGTCACTTTACTGCTGAACTTCTAAGCCATATCATGAAGTGGTTGAACATCTCAGCTTCCTTCACTGATCTGCCCTCCCTCATTCTGTATATTGCTGCTATGAACCAAAGAAAAGCTTGGAGATACAAACTGAAAAGTTGCAGTATTGGTGCACTGGTTTACTCTATCTGGCAGGAACGAAATGCTAGGGCTTTTGAAGGAAAAGAGTTGCCAATAACAGTCCTGACCCGAAGGATTCAGTTCACTGTTAGTGCAGTTCTTCTTAATTCTGCTCCTGAGGCCATATATGATGAAGTTTTGCTTGCTTTAGACTCAACTCATTGTTAA
- the LOC141616822 gene encoding uncharacterized protein LOC141616822: MAIAGLPNVPILDSTIHVESLSSASGRRGNQRIRSTRASSILRMWRELEDERTRNSSRERGRSRVPQEGNDDLSSFREGEVRGSQEDSSESENGSVINFESQLGHVNEQEDRRSMTSRHSRDLGEVERERVRKIFREWMINGGNSGTRHAAHINRGSRSQRFGDNDRERVRVVRDWVHLTSQQREARAGSRGDQVTGIASQIEHFHNGQVSNHDERQPENSRRQIRRLCGRQALLDLLVKKEQERRDELQCLGGTRPVSGFAHRGRIQALLRLRSLQNRRRSTELRRPSSAAESELGLLRQRQTVSGLREGFMSRLDNNPHVQASDVSDGSSDNDSDAFRDDGSQANCASEILDGAPDLNDPTADVLNVSHDETSPLGAVDVTPSTALPSVDPGIGPSADLNHPTQHGCMVPGSVVQSSNRTVGTGMDAVHKLHSQGALNLNPAAFYELESPPRNESNTEPCNTVRNCSNEEMDSHQLGTHVEGRLECDTNNIVESRPETSTSVNSNGSSNDEVLDINAQESPGSGHEIDHEDFSVREEADVHNAVDDQLDISGNLNDHDLNVPELDWQEGVLEFESVWEGSPFSDQWRDNQAETDRPRWAGEVEVQSHEALEDEGVEQIDQDEYWDENHSLETGRDWLGLVSGSGLASDRVVDTYYFSDDENVYHIELRELVNRRRVSSLLDSDFRENLDRLIQSYVDRQTDAPDDWEHHEILPHFVSRNQELLHTEREESEPHDSHANGNEPRLPPRPPPLPQADWGRGLHQTNWARRNIHQQSGTKWELINDLRIDMTRLHQRLNNMQMMLEACMDMQVELQRSVRQEVSAALNRSNNPSESLENILPKDSFKWDSVRKGVCCICSSTNIDSLLYRCGHMCTCTNCANVLLQGKGKCPMCQAPVVEVIRAYFIQ, from the exons ATGGCAATAGCAGGGTTGCCAAATGTTCCAATACTTGACTCAACCATTCATGTGGAGTCTTTATCATCAGCATCAGGACGGCGTGGAAATCAAAGGATTAGAAGCACCCGTGCGTCCTCAATTCTTCGGATGTGGAGGGAACTTGAGGATGAGCGTACTAGGAATTCAAGCCGTGAGAGAGGGAGGTCAAGGGTGCCTCAAGAAGGAAATGATGACTTGTCTAGCTTTCGAGAAGGTGAAGTAAGAGGTAGCCAGGAGGATTCAAGTGAGAGTGAAAATGGGTCTGTTATCAATTTCGAGTCTCAATTGGGCCATGTCAACGAGCAGGAGGACCGTAGGAGCATGACTTCTAGGCATTCTCGTGACTTAGGAGAAGTCGAAAGAGAGAGAGTTAGGAAAATTTTCCGGGAGTGGATGATCAATGGCGGAAATTCTGGGACTCGTCATGCTGCTCACATTAATAGAGGTTCAAGGAGTCAACGGTTTGGTGATAATGATCGGGAGAGGGTCCgagttgtgagggattgggttcATTTGACTAGTCAGCAAAGGGAAGCACGCGCTGGCAGTAGAGGAGATCAGGTTACTGGGATTGCATCTCAGATTGAACATTTCCATAATGGACAAGTTTCTAATCATGATGAACGTCAACCTGAAAACAGTCGGAGGCAGATTCGCAGATTATGTGGTAGACAGGCTCTTCTTGATTTACTGGTTAAGAAGGAACAGGAACGACGGGACGAGCTTCAGTGTTTGGGGGGGACTCGGCCAGTTAGTGGCTTTGCTCACCGTGGGCGTATTCAG GCATTACTTAGACTCAGGTCCCTTCAGAATAGGAGGAGGTCAACTGAGTTGAGGAGGCCTAGTTCAGCTGCAGAAAGTGAACTTGGATTGCTCAGGCAACGTCAAACTGTGTCAGGTTTGAG GGAAGGTTTCATGTCGAGATTGGACAACAACCCTCATGTGCAAGCAAGTGACGTATCTGACGGTTCCTCTGACAATGATTCCGATGCTTTTAGAGATGATGGAAGCCAGGCTAACTGCGCTAGTGAGATCCTCGATGGTGCTCCAGATCTAAATGATCCTACTGCTGATGTGCTTAATGTTTCTCATGACGAAACATCTCCTCTTGGTGCCGTCGATGTCACTCCATCAACAGCCCTACCAAGTGTGGACCCTGGTATTGGTCCATCAGCTGATTTGAATCATCCGACTCAGCATGGTTGCATGGTTCCGGGTTCGGTGGTCCAATCTTCGAACCGAACTGTCGGCACTGGAATGGATGCCGTTCACAAACTACATAGTCAGGGTGCTTTAAATTTAAACCCAGCAGCATTCTATGAACTTGAATCTCCTCCAAGAAACGAATCTAACACCGAACCATGCAACACTGTAAGAAACTGCAGCAACGAAGAAATGGATTCTCACCAGTTGGGCACCCACGTTGAAGGTAGGCTTGAGTGTGACACCAACAACATTGTGGAGAGTAGACCAGAGACATCCACCAGTGTCAATTCCAATGGTTCTTCCAATGATGAAGTTTTAGATATAAATGCCCAAGAATCTCCTGGAAGTGGACATGAAATAGACCATGAAGATTTCTCTGTTAGGGAAGAAGCTGACGTGCATAATGCAGTGGATGATCAGCTCGATATATCAGGAAATCTCAATGATCATGACTTGAATGTGCCAGAGTTGGACTGGCAAGAAGGAGTTTTGGAGTTTGAGAGTGTATGGGAAGGTAGTCCCTTTTCTGACCAATGGAGAGATAATCAAGCAGAAACAGACAGACCCCGCTGGGCAGGTGAAGTTGAAGTTCAATCTCACGAAGCACTTGAAGATGAAGGTGTAGAACAGATTGACCAAGACGAGTACTGGGATGAGAACCATTCTCTGGAAACTGGAAGAGATTGGCTGGGATTGGTTTCTGGTTCTGGATTGGCTTCTGACAGGGTTGTTGATACATATTATTTCTCTGATGATGAGAACGTATACCACATAGAGCTTAGGGAGCTTGTCAACAG GAGAAGAGTTTCAAGTCTTCTTGACAGTGATTTTCGAGAGAACCTAGACCGGCTAATACAGTCTTATGTGGATAGGCAAACTGATGCTCCTGATGACTGGGAACATCATGAAATTTTACCTCATTTTGTGTCAAGAAATCAAGAACTGTTGCACACAGAACGGGAAGAGTCTGAACCACATGACTCGCATGCAAATGGAAATGAACCTAGACTTCCTCCACGACCTCCACCACTACCTCAGGCAGACTGGGGACGGGGGTTGCATCAAACCAATTGGGCGAGACGAAACATACATCAGCAGTCTGGAACT AAATGGGAATTAATCAATGATTTGAGGATCGACATGACTAGGCTACATCAAAGACTGAATAACATGCAGATGATGTTAGAGGCTTGCATGGATATGCAAGTTGAGCTGCAACGATCAGTAAGACAGGAGGTCTCAGCAGCTCTAAATCGATCAAACAACCCATCAG AGTCGCTTGAAAACATACTGCCTAAAGATAGTTTCAAATGGGATAGTGTAAGAAAAGGCGTCTGCTGCATATGTTCTAGCACCAACATCGACTCTTTGTTGTACAG ATGTGGGCATATGTGCACATGTACAAATTGTGCGAATGTTTTGCTTCAGGGCAAGGGGAAGTGTCCTATGTGCCAGGCACCCGTTGTTGAGGTGATTCGTGCGTATTTCATACAATAG
- the LOC141620241 gene encoding uncharacterized protein LOC141620241: MEILSLMITKAESKGLIEGIKLSRHSPAISHLLYADDSPLCLRLTSSSCETLRSILNDFSSMSGQMINNQKSYIKFSPNSPADFKEHIIDILQAQTKTKFGSYLGIPIDLGRRKTSSFQFLLDKISNKILSWGLAHFSQAAKLILINSILMASVTYIASVLPIPQQITSKINFLIDLFWWKNSQKKRAQHWLPFEQLQLSKTNGGLGLKSARLISQAMLAKKFWRCHQHPTSLISKILCPKYRKDFPIPGSILKYSNASFAWKGTVKSTFLLRDGIAWKFGNGSLIDLRNDAWVLGNKPILKSQSQVQTISFADIMLDSTHWNSTNVFQFFNKSTATSICALELPPEPTDDYIYWKFTEDGFYSAKSGYLFLLDRSHHSSASNSHFALIWKLPCQPHIKIFLWKIAHHILPTANILIRRGLIVDHACCFCNLESETLAHLFRDCCITKRLWNNVIFRDCRVNLAAILQKTDMLFSQQLDFMFRSKSDKYEINSTDVACLRIPSPELIHHYFKIEVTFNKKTWQGSFRIRCNDNIIHEVPNFFCNSHLQCSITALLEAMSHASACKLQDVLFTFGNTRLLQLLHKKDKLKVPVTFSNSMMRIKSYLSCNFKCWKKSCLAGFGWIVIGPEGETRYEGYLCGRAESPLQAKALGVKEVISWARQEGILHVEISSDCLSLLTQWMGKQAKHHHIRGILHDISLISSGFHCLCFSYVRRDINYRAHALAKRAMSS; this comes from the exons ATGGAGATCCTTTCCCTTATGATTACAAAAGCGGAATCTAAGGGACTCATTGAAGGTATTAAACTATCACGGCATAGTCCTGCTATTTCTCATCTTTTATATGCTGATGATTCACCCTTGTGCCTCCGTCTGACTTCTTCAAGTTGTGAAACCTTGCGAAGCATCTTGAACGACTTCAGCTCTATGTCGGGTCAAATGATAAATAATCAAAAATCTTATATCAAGTTCAGCCCGAACTCTCCTGCTGATTTTAAAGAGCATATTATTGATATTTTGCAAGCGCAAACGAAGACTAAATTTGGTTCATATCTAGGCATCCCAATCGATTTAGGCAGGAGAAAAACTTCATCTTTTCAGTTTCTTCTTGACAAGATATCAAACAAAATTCTCTCCTGGGGACTAGCGCATTTTTCTCAAGCGGCTAAGTTGATTCTTATTAATTCGATCCTTATGGCTTCCGTTACTTATATTGCATCTGTTCTTCCTATTCCACAGCAAATCACCTCGAAAATCAATTTTTTGATTGACCTCTTCTGGTGGAAGAATTCCCAAAAGAAACGTGCTCAGCATTGGTTACCATTTGAGCAATTACAGCTATCAAAGACAAATGGTGGTCTGGGTTTAAAAAGCGCACGACTTATTAGCCAAGCAATGTTGGCTAAAAAATTTTGGCGCTGTCACCAACATCCAACCTCACTGATCTCAAAAATTCTCTGTCCAAAATACCGGAAAGATTTTCCTATTCCTGGCAGTATTTTGAAATATTCAAACGCTTCTTTTGCTTGGAAAGGAACTGTCAAGTCCACCTTCTTACTTCGTGACGGTATTGCGTGGAAATTTGGGAATGGAAGCTTAATTGATCTAAGGAATGACGCATGGGTTCTTGGGAATAAGCCTATTTTAAAGTCCCAGTCACAAGTGCAGACAATCAGTTTTGCGGATATTATGCTTGATTCCACTCATTGGAATTCGACAAATGTTTTTCAGTTCTTTAATAAATCTACAGCAACAAGTATTTGTGCTTTGGAACTTCCTCCTGAGCCTACAGATGACTATATATACTGGAAATTTACGGAAGACGGATTTTATTCAGCTAAGTCAGGATACTTGTTTCTTTTGGACAGAAGTCATCACTCATCTGCTTCAAACTCTCACTTTGCTTTGATCTGGAAACTTCCATGTCAACCTCACATCAAGATTTTTTTGTGGAAAATTGCCCATCATATTTTACCCACTGCCAACATCTTAATTCGCAGAGGTTTGATTGTTGATCATGCCTGCTGTTTTTGTAATCTCGAGTCTGAAACTTTGGCACACCTTTTCCGAGACTGCTGCATAACCAAAAGACTTTG GAACAATGTTATCTTTCGGGATTGTCGGGTCAATCTTGCTGCTATTTTACAAAAAACTGATATGCTTTTCTCGCAACAGCTTGATTTCATGTTCAGATCTAAGAGTGATAAATATGAAATCAACTCGACTGATGTTGCCTGCCTTCGGATCCCTTCTCCAGAGCTCATTCACCATTACTTCAAGATTGAGGTTACTTTCAACAAAAAGACGTGGCAGGGCTCTTTTCGAATCCGTTGCAATGACAATATCATTCATGAAGTTCCGAACTTCTTCTGTAATTCTCATCTTCAATGTTCCATTACCGCCTTACTTGAAGCAATGTCTCATGCCTCAGCGTGTAAGCTTCAAGATGTACTTTTCACATTCGGAAACACCAGACTCCTTCAATTGCTTCACAAAAAGGACAAGCTTAAAGTTCCCGTTACATTTTCTAATAGTATGATGCGTATTAAATCTTATCTTAGCTGTAATTTTAAGTG TTGGAAAAAATCGTGTCTTGCGGGTTTTGGATGGATTGTCATTGGGCCTGAAGGGGAAACTAGATATGAAGGTTATCTATGTGGTCGGGCTGAATCTCCTCTTCAAGCTAAAGCACTTGGGGTGAAGGAGGTCATCTCTTGGGCACGGCAGGAGGGAATTCTACACGTTGAAATTTCCTCTGATTGTCTTTCGCTACTGACGCAATGGATGGGGAAGCAGGCAAAGCATCATCATATTAGGGGCATCTTACATGACATTTCTCTTATTTCATCCGGCTTTCATTGTTTGTGTTTTAGCTATGTTCGCAGGGACATTAACTACAGAGCTCATGCCTTGGCAAAACGGGCTATGAGTTCGTAA
- the LOC141616823 gene encoding uncharacterized protein LOC141616823 isoform X1: MVSQTARRRINTISGHFGADLLTEDLTVSTTNLFPLNCSSNLSTPFRRLDNRLHYGRQASAAQGFFMKQAETPINQTNCTSNLSTPFKRLDNRMHYGRQSSASQGYFMRQAASPVNQTGNSNQTDVCGKSCINEEKPTFNPTPPLFNRMGSGEPQFAKPEVELNWFAKMPSASSCRKFARPTEQLAEKKLTTQKPIVSSQPNGVEWSPRINVAESKCSYVITVELPGIDVRDIRVEMDDKNLIVRGKRSAKWWNATGCSNDSDMTYHKREISQGQYQVIWPIPAGANKDYISAEFMEGILQITIPKM; the protein is encoded by the exons ATGGTGAGTCAAACAGCTCGGCGACGAATCAACACCATTTCTGGTCACTTTGGTGCTGATTTACTTACTGAGGATCTTACTGTTTCAACCACCAACTTATTTCCTTTG AACTGCAGCAGCAATTTAAGCACACCATTTAGACGTCTCGATAACAGACTACATTATGGAAGGCAAGCATCTGCTGCTCAAGGATTTTTCATGAAGCAGGCTGAAACTCCTATAAATCAGACT AACTGTACTAGCAACTTAAGCACACCATTTAAACGGCTTGATAATAGAATGCATTATGGACGTCAATCTTCAGCTTCTCAAGGATATTTCATGAGGCAGGCTGCAAGTCCTGTGAATCAGACT GGCAATTCTAACCAAACTGATGTTTGCGGTAAGAGTTGCATCAATGAAGAAAAGCCTACTTTTAATCCTACACCTCCATTATTTAATCGGATGGGGAGTGGGGAACCTCAGTTTGCAAAACCTGAAGTAGAACTCAATTGGTTTGCTAAGATGCCATCTGCATCTTCATGCCGCAAGTTTGCTAGACCTACTGAACAACTAGCCGAAAAGAAGCTGACCACTCAGAAGCCCATAGTTTCATCCCAACCCAATG GAGTAGAATGGTCGCCAAGGATCAATGTCGCTGAGTCCAAATGCAGCTATGTCATCACAGTGGAACTTCCTGGGATTGATGTCAGAGATATCAGAGTGGAGATGGACGACAAAAA CTTGATTGTGAGAGGTAAACGGTCAGCAAAATGGTGGAATGCAACAGGATGTTCAAATGATTCTGATATGACTTATCACAAGAGGGAGATATCGCAAGGACAATACCAGGTTATTTGGCCTATTCCGGCAGGTGCAAACAAGGATTATATCTCAGCCGAGTTCAT GGAGGGGATACTTCAGATCACAATCCCCAAGATGTGA